The Mobula birostris isolate sMobBir1 chromosome 1, sMobBir1.hap1, whole genome shotgun sequence genome contains a region encoding:
- the LOC140193048 gene encoding probable G-protein coupled receptor 139: MAILILSQGKCGLSRCITFYLVAMATADLMIVFTDVLLYTVIPFHFPGTYMDTTPAMSLTLILLSVATDISVWFTVTFTFDRFVAICCQELRTRYCTVKTATVVLTTVSVIFSLKSIPWYFIYEPEYIADNVSWGGVVSSSFYTETAWLAFDCLRIILTPFVPFILILLLNALTVRHIIVTGRVRRRLQQCSGNEDHIDPEMEKRRKSIVLLFTITGSFILLWMTNIGFFLYWRTASIYDYTGVHDPNYITEQTGYMLQLLNSCTNTCTYVVTQTKFREQLKNMLMRPFLALAVWFK, from the coding sequence ATGGCCATTCTCATCCTATCTCAAGGAAAGTGCGGACTCTCCCGGTGCATCACcttctacctggtggccatggcgaCAGCGGATCTGATGATTGTTTTCACCGACGTGTTACTGTACACGGTTATTCCCTTTCATTTTCCGGGAACTTACATGGACACCACTCCTGCAATGTCTCTCACCCTCATCCTGCTCTCTGTAGCCACTGATAtctctgtctggttcaccgtcaccttcacctttgatcgatttgtTGCAATCTGTTGTCAGGAGCTGAGAACAAGATATTGCACTGTGAAAACGGCAACAGTGGTTTTAACAACAGTGAGCGTGATATTCAGCCTGAAGAGCATCCCTTGGTATTTCATATACGAACCAGAGTATATTGCTGACAATGTATCTTGGGGTGGGGTCGTATCATCCAGCTTTTACACTGAAACCGCCTGGTTGGCTTTTGACTGTCTCCGTATCATTTTAACCCCTTTTGTTCCATTCATCCTGATTCTActactcaacgctctgacagtcagacacattatAGTGACGGGCAGAGTTCGGAGGAGACTACAGCAATGCAGCGGTAATGAAGATCATATTGACCCAGAGATGGAGAAACGGAGGAAATCCATTGTTCTACTCTTCACCATAACCGGCAGCTTTATACTCCTATGGATGACAAACATTGGATTCTTTCTCTACTGGCGGACTGCTAGCATTTATGATTACACGGGTGTCCATGACCCAAACTACATCACTGAACAAACTGGCTACATGCTGCAGCTTCTGAACTCCTGCACCAACACCTGTACTTATGTGGTGACCCAGACGAAGTTCAGGGAGCAGCTGAAGAACATGCTCATGCGCCCATTCTTAGCACTTGCTGTATGGTTTAAATGA